One genomic region from Henningerozyma blattae CBS 6284 chromosome 2, complete genome encodes:
- the TBLA0B04240 gene encoding uncharacterized protein (similar to Saccharomyces cerevisiae BFR1 (YOR198C); ancestral locus Anc_8.609) encodes MSTTTKSSSTRVQDRSSKVPNKNDRVGITRIRFQSALKSPDTTKRDQKIVVLQGQIKKIDIELEKIKSELNDVSKGTNQSQTMKSLQDRRKAIVKEQNDLKSNRLQIDKQMELVNQSIKKKNNEINTKLESNNKLKSKGKMKTVEDIELRINESEKKIGSGNLTLLDEKLEIKHLQQLNKLKKDLIALKPIQKSIETDSKKLIELKKNLSHQIKLSKDLSTEFKEINENLNEISQNIKLQNDKRVIYVAKRSLLFNKKDSIRKQISLIRKDFNNEFKSYKQKLQQEKLNFEEDNKMRRLIEAKDIAMEKLNARLNEAKKLAFSDEIYSIENILLALDPTFEKPKRHLFNDQSKFSEINHFQGNNSINSKDLELLENSRQNDISWSNTPPTRSKKVLKRFNKTIAEDENFNKTTNNNNNNSSSSSKFLLEPSLIALLAELDIVVPLNSEQVNKTIEELKSKRQFYLSRQDEQTEKNIKYVTDQIEKVMNEYYKNEKIIKERLALKRKSESKSNTIKEKMKDSGDAKVQDLNPLQTNDIRQEVSSKKGKKASKNSITSKNNEASKQILGVSTPSEVEIVIENDDFKINESNEVEKTENQSASNNVKISNTEVQQIDDKNLEYPQNIIELKQNESDTITNSDESEEKEFELKITKEYTEDNLEKEKLTEIESEEAQEVKESKNIIEDKEIKEQSELDSTNLDACEETKEVQELKESESNESVPKEIETSEVNEKQNQTELINLEEVSGEIERKSVETVEDYQKTKSKKVDEQKDTQVTSLNLESEEIKESGSSTIEKTDNTVTKDELALQNSSTYEDEEIIEEFVIDEENNSKILNRKGVSQLPIEA; translated from the coding sequence ATGTCCACCACTACCAAATCCTCCTCGACAAGAGTTCAAGATCGTTCTTCAAAAGTacctaataaaaatgatagaGTTGGTATAACACGTATCAGATTCCAATCAGCATTAAAAAGCCCAGATACTACAAAGAGAGATCAGAAAATTGTTGTCTTGCAAGgacaaattaaaaaaattgatattgagttggaaaagattaaaagtgaattaaatgatgtTTCCAAAGGTACTAATCAATCACAAACTATGAAGTCTTTACAAGATCGAAGAAAGGCGATTGTTAAAGAACaaaatgatttgaaatctAATAGACTTCAGATTGATAAACAGATGGAATTGGTCAATCAAagtattaagaaaaaaaataatgaaattaatactAAGTTAGAGTCCAACAATAAACTGAAATCTAAGGGGAAAATGAAAACTGttgaagatattgaattGAGGATTAATGAATCggagaaaaaaattggatcAGGGAATTTAACTCTTttagatgaaaaattagaaattaaacatttacaacaattaaataaattgaaaaaagatttaattgCCCTAAAACCAATCcaaaaatcaattgaaactGATTCGAAGAAATTGATTGAactgaagaaaaatttatcccatcaaataaaattatcaaaggATTTATCAACTGAATTTAAggaaattaatgaaaatttaaatgagatttctcaaaatattaaattacaaaatgaCAAAAGAGTAATTTATGTAGCCAAAAGATCGTTACTATTTAATAAGAAGGATTCCATTAGAAAGcaaatatctttaattcgtaaagattttaataatgaatttaaatcttataaacaaaaattacaacaagaaaaattgaactttgaagaagataataAGATGAGAAGATTAATTGAGGCAAAGGATATAGCAATGGAAAAATTGAATGCGAGATTAAATGAGGCTAAGAAATTAGCCTTTTCagatgaaatatattccaTTGAAAACATTTTGTTAGCATTAGACCCAACATTTGAAAAACCAAAAAGACACTTGTTCAATGATCAATCGAAATTCTCAGAGATTAATCATTTCCAAGGTAATAACAGTATAAATTCTaaagatttagaattattagaaaatagtAGACAAAATGATATTAGTTGGTCAAATACACCACCAACAAGATCAAAGAAAGTTTTGAAAAGGTTCAATAAAACTATTgcagaagatgaaaattttaataagactacaaataataataataataatagtagtagtagcagtaaatttttattagaaccCTCACTAATAGCCTTATTAGCAGAATTAGATATAGTTGTACCATTAAACTCAGAACAAGTTAACAAAACgattgaagaattaaaatcaaaacgtcagttttatttatcaagACAAGATGAGCaaactgaaaaaaatattaaatatgtTACTgatcaaattgaaaaagtaatgaatgaatattataagaatgaaaaaattatcaaagaaAGATTAGCATTGAAGAGAAAATCTGAAAGTAAGTCAAATACaataaaggaaaaaatgaaagattCAGGTGATGCGAAGGTGCAGGATTTAAATCCATTACAAACTAATGATATCAGGCAAGAAGTTTCATCCAAAAAAGGTAAGAAAGCATCAAAGAATTCAATAacttctaaaaataatgaagcGTCAAAACAAATACTGGGAGTATCAACACCGAGTGAAGTTGAAATAGttatagaaaatgatgacttcaaaattaatgaatcaaatgaagttgaaaaaacagaaaatcAATCAGCAAGCAATAATGTAAAAATTTCCAATACAGAAGTCCAACaaattgatgataaaaatttggaatatccacaaaatataattgaattaaagcAAAATGAATCAGATACTATTACCAACTCAGATGAAAgtgaagaaaaagaatttgaattgaaaattacTAAAGAATATACGGAAGAcaatttagaaaaagaaaaattaacagAAATCGAATCTGAGGAAGCTCAAGAAGTAAAAGAgagtaaaaatataattgaagacaaagaaattaaagaacAATCTGAATTAGATAGTACCAATTTAGATGCCTGTGAAGAAACCAAGGAAGttcaagaattaaaagaatctGAATCAAACGAATCGGTTCctaaagaaattgaaacatCTGAAGTCAATGAGAAACAAAATCAAACTGAGTTGATAAATTTAGAAGAAGTTAGTGGAGAAATTGAACGAAAATCTGTTGAAACTGTTGAAGACTATCAAAAAACTAAGTCCAAAAAGGTTGATGAACAAAAAGATACTCAGGTGACTTCTCTCAATCTTGAGTCTgaagaaataaaagaatcaGGATCAAGCACAATCGAAAAAACAGATAATACTGTAACCAAAGATGAGCTTGCTTTGCAGAACTCTTCCACTTATGAAGATGAggaaattattgaagaattcgtaattgatgaagaaaataactCAAAAATTCTTAATAGAAAAGGAGTTTCACAGTTACCTATTGAAGCTTGA
- the MCA1 gene encoding Ca(2+)-dependent cysteine protease MCA1 (similar to Saccharomyces cerevisiae MCA1 (YOR197W); ancestral locus Anc_8.608) has protein sequence MGFFGDRRDREQEYQRPNGPPPPNRDYQQQGGERGYYQQQGSERGFNSYEDDGYSRPNGPPPPNRDYDNFENDGFSRPNGRPPPNRDYEQDNQRGYDSYGNDDYSRPNGPPPPNRDYRQQDNQRGYNGYEEDNYSRPNGQPNRREEYNRTNEYNDDSRNYQRPGMTPPSQNYNNNNNNYQQNSNQGYRPPNGPPQGYVQPENMQRPPQSMQNIEGIQAQYQYSQCTGKRKALLIGINYLGTKNQLNGCINDVHNIHSFLTQRHGYNPDDIVMLTDDQQSMAKVPTRDNMIRAMKWLVKDAQPNDSLFFHYSGHGGQVKDEDGDEEDGLDDVIYPIDFESKGPIIDDEMHDIMVKPLPAGVRLTALFDSCHSGTVLDLPYTYSTKGVIKEPSIWKDVGENGIQAAMAYAQGNRAMLMTSLGSIISSVKNGATNNVDREKVRQIKFSPADVVMISGSKDNQTSADSKVNGVATGAMSYAFIQVMTNQPEQSYLSLLKNMRSELAQKYTQKPQLSASHPIDVNVQFII, from the coding sequence atggggTTTTTTGGCGATCGTAGAGATAGAGAACAAGAATATCAAAGACCAAATGGTCCACCACCTCCAAATAGAGATTACCAACAACAAGGCGGTGAAAGAGGTTATTATCAACAACAAGGCAGTGAAAGAGGCTTTAATTCATATGAAGATGATGGATATTCTCGCCCAAATGGTCCTCCTCCTCCAAACAGAGACTATGATAACTTTGAGAACGATGGTTTCTCTCGTCCAAATGGCCGTCCTCCTCCAAATAGGGATTATGAACAAGATAATCAAAGAGGTTACGATAGTTATGGAAACGATGATTATTCCCGTCCAAATGGCCCTCCTCCTCCAAACAGAGATTATCGACAACAAGATAATCAAAGAGGTTATAACGGATATGAAGAGGATAATTATTCTCGTCCAAATGGCCAGCCTAATAGACGTGAAGAATATAATAGAACCAATGAATATAATGATGATTCAAGAAATTACCAACGTCCAGGTATGACACCACCAAGTCAAAActataacaataacaataacaattaCCAGCAAAATAGCAACCAAGGTTATAGACCTCCAAATGGTCCTCCGCAGGGCTATGTTCAACCAGAAAATATGCAAAGACCTCCACAAAGCATGCAAAACATTGAAGGTATTCAAGCTCAATATCAATACTCTCAATGTACTGGTAAACGTAAGGCTCTTCTGATTGGTATCAACTATTTGGGCActaaaaatcaattgaacGGTTGTATCAACGATGTTCACAATATCCATAGCTTTTTAACTCAAAGACATGGCTATAATCCAGATGACATAGTTATGCTAACTGATGATCAACAATCAATGGCAAAAGTTCCAACAAGAGATAATATGATAAGAGCTATGAAATGGTTAGTTAAAGACGCACAACCAAATGATTCTCTATTTTTCCATTATTCAGGACATGGTGGTCAAgttaaagatgaagatggtgatgaagaagatggcCTAGATGACGTTATTTATCCAATCGATTTTGAAAGTAAAGGTCCaattattgatgatgaaatgCATGATATAATGGTTAAACCATTGCCGGCGGGTGTCAGATTGACTGCGTTATTTGATTCTTGTCATTCTGGTACTGTTTTAGATTTACCTTACACTTATTCTACCAAAGGTGTTATTAAGGAACCAAGTATTTGGAAAGATGTCGGAGAAAATGGTATCCAAGCTGCTATGGCATATGCACAAGGTAATCGTGCCATGTTGATGACTTCTTTAGGAAGTATTATTAGCAGTGTTAAAAATGGTGCCACAAATAACGTCGATCGTGAAAAAGTGAgacaaattaaattttctcCTGCAGATGTGGTTATGATTTCTGGTTCTAAAGATAATCAAACTTCGGCAGATTCTAAAGTCAATGGTGTCGCGACTGGTGCTATGTCATACGCCTTTATCCAAGTCATGACTAACCAACCAGAACAATcatatttatctttattaaaaaatatgagaTCTGAATTGGCTCAAAAGTACACCCAAAAACCACAATTATCTGCCTCTCATCCAATTGATGTTAATGTTCAGTTTATTATCTAA
- the LIP5 gene encoding lipoate synthase (similar to Saccharomyces cerevisiae LIP5 (YOR196C); ancestral locus Anc_8.606): MLRISTNCSIKRVVSTPPSQLRQLSSSSILFTNDTKPKNSSAPSTDSKRIPKVRLDMRNGPSFEDFLMGRANKDYVTLDPLARARTDKEEYKKLPRWLKVPIPKGSSFHKMKGDLRDLKLSTVCEEAKCPNIGECWGGSDKSKATATIMLLGDTCTRGCRFCSVKTNRTPAKPDPMEPENTAEAIKRWGLGYVVLTTVDRDDLPDGGSHHLAETVMKIKQKAPNTLVETLGGDFRGDLSQVDVLAKSGLDVYAHNLETVEALTPHVRDRRATYAQSLNVLKRAKETVPTLITKSSIMLGFGETDDQVLQTLKDLRTIGCDIVTFGQYMRPTRRHMKVVEYVKPDKFNYWRDKALELGFLHCVSGPLVRSSYKAGEAFIENILKKRKLVANSSILNSVKDMNMETNISFK; this comes from the coding sequence ATGCTAAGAATTTCTACTAATTGCTCAATTAAACGTGTTGTATCGACACCACCATCTCAACTAAGACAACTAAGCTCCTCATCAATACTTTTCACTAATGATACAAAGCCAAAGAATAGTTCTGCTCCATCTACGGATTCAAAGAGAATTCCTAAAGTGAGACTCGATATGAGAAATGGTCCAAGTTTTGAAGATTTTTTAATGGGAAGAGCAAACAAAGATTATGTAACTCTGGACCCTTTGGCAAGAGCAAGAACCGACAAAGAAGAATATAAGAAATTGCCTAGATGGCTGAAAGTTCCAATTCCCAAAGGATCAAGCTTCCATAAAATGAAAGGTGATTTGAGAGATTTGAAGCTGAGTACAGTTTGTGAAGAAGCTAAATGTCCCAATATTGGGGAATGTTGGGGTGGTTCTGATAAATCAAAAGCCACTGCAACAATCATGTTGTTAGGTGACACATGTACTCGTGGTTGTAGATTTTGCTCTGTTAAGACTAATAGAACACCAGCAAAACCTGATCCAATGGAACCTGAGAATACTGCAGAAGCTATCAAGAGATGGGGTCTTGGTTATGTCGTCTTAACAACAGTTGATAGAGATGACTTACCAGATGGTGGTTCCCATCATTTAGCTGAAACAGTAATGAAGATTAAACAAAAGGCTCCTAATACTTTGGTTGAAACATTAGGTGGGGATTTCAGAGGGGATTTATCTCAAGTGGATGTTTTGGCTAAATCTGGTCTAGATGTTTACGCTCATAACTTAGAGACTGTAGAAGCTTTGACTCCTCATGTCAGAGATAGAAGAGCTACTTATGCTCAATCCTTAAACGTATTGAAACGTGCTAAAGAAACTGTACCCACTTTGATTACAAAATCTTCTATAATGTTGGGGTTCGGTGAAACTGATGATCAAGTCTTACAAACTTTGAAAGATTTACGTACAATTGGTTGTGATATTGTTACTTTCGGTCAATATATGAGACCAACAAGAAGACATATGAAAGTTGTTGAATATGTCAAACCtgataaattcaattattggAGAGATAAAGCTCTTGAACTTGGATTTTTACATTGTGTCTCTGGTCCATTAGTTCGTTCCTCTTATAAAGCTGGTGAAGcctttattgaaaatattcttaaGAAAAGAAAGCTAGTTGCCAATTCTTCTATACTCAACTCAGTGAAAGATATGAACATGGAAACTAACATCTCATTCAAATAG
- the TBLA0B04270 gene encoding uncharacterized protein (similar to Saccharomyces cerevisiae BEM3 (YPL115C); ancestral locus Anc_8.605), producing the protein MNNQTSAHDSTPSLIGEYESGFSNSNISLSNSSNTHMHHNKNNMNTHNNISVTDNTMMNEDELIIKNKILREKIRENQTKIKKFQNDIRSLYNLTLNHSDSKSNIVMDVNIPFETLLNNVKSLPEYIDLQNEYSPVNLKPVLQERKPRPSRNVKDLDLDLKLPQRYYDRNQAVNSPTITTTAVSTVTTTPNPASTVNTNTTNNTMKDTPSKNNITITDRDELAALAAPATSVSYTTSRISISSPNKKKMNVPSNTIAPTFASANTTSAPTNTSKTITEPPAQKSSFENESTKSPMVSDTTPSHSISSNIPGLKIARTPLQNNGSTFNNANNTDFSKPNSIDFSPTSTSQSQSQLNLFNSLMDTAFDGTETKDRNSNDDNRLSFSLHSSDLKKSTTVTTTTSSIRTYVPSNDNVIEKSISNSNLQASTTTTYKSPSPRRKSAIDFRSPSTRRNSSIMSMPKSDIPLFVQPSEIDTIKLEVLSTLYSENEKIHDDPSSILSLFSVIDRSSDKEMFKFSKNPQQIYDLAKFIHSDMPSQPFPKLPSKQTFESFIPAKIDYRLNLLNEYFRMLSNLPVLTPKTSFKVAEFLSTDTVMRPLILDDEETIEGPLIMRKTKTLGNTTPWKLKHGVLDNGEIKVYENSIKTDEIRLKQANLEIMQNSHDDRNGAKNGFIITEHKKSALTANPKYFFCTETLKQRENWIKHISIYMENEIIMPTNSRSSESISTSDKIANEVPTTPSNIATSTAPSIADKDQTRNESISSFGPTFVTDLSGGSPYSAVNNSNTISNKGNDANPLTKNESPTLSTVNSSSSSVNGSQTSSVNSDKKKIKMRNLFPFKKVPNSQMNNTNNNSNSNNNNTNSSSPLEPMPENAELDTSAAPNFILNITNNNTNSLSTTMFDPSKFMFGAPIEVQLKLSSHLYKNRFQIPSVIFRCVEFLYKKNCLKSDGIFRLSGSSILIKAVQEVFDREFDIDLLDPNELNKHEGLTNIDVNVVCSLLKLYLRKLPHSIIGDENFNVFNGIVERFNGQDEVIALEYRNLVKNGVIKKDNLGLSYALFDLLNNVIQNKTFNRMGLRNLSIVFSTTLQIPANILQPFIVDFNCIFEGGLPLDDVSRRQFME; encoded by the coding sequence atgaataatcAAACTAGCGCCCATGACTCCACGCCGAGTCTCATTGGTGAATACGAATCTggattttcaaattcaaatatcaGTTTATCGAATAGTAGTAATACTCATATGCAccataataaaaacaatatgAATACTCATAACAATATTAGCGTCACTGATAATACTATGATGAATGAGGATGAACTGAttataaagaataaaatcCTAAGAGAAAAGATTAGGGAAaatcaaacaaaaattaaaaaatttcaaaatgatATTCGTTCATTATACAACTTAACTCTCAACCATTCagattcaaaatcaaatattgtCATGGATGTTAATATTCCATTTGAAACATTATTGAATAATGTGAAGAGTTTACCGGAATATATAGATCttcaaaatgaatattCTCCAGTTAATCTAAAACCTGTTTTACAAGAGAGGAAACCAAGACCCAGCAGAAATGTTAAAGATTTGGATCTTGATTTGAAGTTGCCCCAAAGGTACTATGACAGAAATCAAGCTGTAAATTCACCCACTATCACTACTACTGCTGTTTCTACAGTCACTACCACCCCTAATCCAGCTTCAACTGTTAATACTAATACcacaaataatactatgAAAGATACTccttctaaaaataatataactaTAACTGACCGTGATGAACTTGCAGCATTAGCCGCACCAGCTACTTCTGTATCTTATACCACTTCAAGGATATCTATTTCATCTccaaataagaaaaaaatgaacgTTCCTTCAAATACAATTGCCCCCACATTTGCATCTGCTAATACAACATCAGCTCCCACAAATACATCAAAAACAATAACTGAGCCTCCTGCACAAAAGAGTTCgtttgaaaatgaatctACAAAATCACCAATGGTTTCAGATACAACACCAAGTCATAGCATATCGAGTAATATACCAGGCTTGAAAATTGCACGTACAccattacaaaataatggatctacatttaataatgcaaataaTACAGATTTCTCAAAAccaaattcaattgatttttcaCCCACATCCACTAGTCAATCTCAATCCCAATTGAACTTATTTAATAGTTTGATGGATACAGCTTTTGATGGTACAGAAACCAAGGatagaaattcaaatgatgataatcGTTTAAGTTTCTCTTTGCATAGCtcagatttgaaaaaatcaacaaCTGTTACTACTACAACCTCATCCATAAGAACTTACGTACCTTCAAACGATAATGTGATAGAGAAATCCATCtcaaattctaatttacAAGCATCAACTACTACAACTTATAAATCACCATCTCCTAGAAGAAAATCTGCGATTGATTTTAGATCTCCTTCCACAAGAAGAAACTCTTCAATAATGTCAATGCCAAAATCAGATATACCGTTATTTGTTCAGCCTTCAGAAATTGATACTATTAAACTTGAAGTGCTCAGTACTTTGTATtcagaaaatgaaaaaatacaCGATGATCCAAGCTCCATTTTATCACTATTCAGTGTAATTGATCGAAGTTCTGACAAGGAGATGTtcaaattttccaaaaaccCACAACAAATATATGATTTGGCAAAATTCATTCATTCTGATATGCCTTCACAACCATTTCCTAAATTACCATCAAAACAAACTTTTGAATCCTTTATACCAGCAAAAATTGACTATCGATTAAATTTActaaatgaatattttcgAATGTTATCAAACTTACCTGTACTAACCCCGAAGACTTCTTTTAAAGTTGCTGAATTTTTAAGTACTGATACTGTTATGCGTCCATTAATActagatgatgaagaaacaATTGAAGGTCCCCTTATTATGAGAAAAACCAAAACATTGGGCAATACTACCCCTTGGAAATTGAAACATGGTGTATTAGACAATGGTGAAATTAAAGTCTACGAAAATTCTATAAAGACTGATGAAATTAGATTAAAGCAAGCAAATCTAGAAATTATGCAAAACTCTCATGATGATAGAAATGGCGCAAAAAATGGTTTCATAATTACTGAACATAAAAAAAGTGCTTTAACGGCTAATCCTAAGTACTTCTTTTGTACTGAAACATTAAAGCAACGTGAAAATTGGATTAAGCATATTAGTATTTACAtggaaaatgaaattataatGCCAACAAACTCTAGATCGTCTGAGTCTATCTCTACGTCAGATAAAATTGCAAATGAAGTACCGACAACTCCATCAAACATAGCAACCTCAACCGCACCTTCAATTGCTGATAAGGATCAAACTAGAAATGAATCTATATCTTCCTTTGGTCCCACATTTGTGACAGACTTATCTGGTGGTTCTCCATATTCAGCAGTGAACAATTCTAATActatttctaataaaggTAACGATGCCAATCCTTTAACAAAGAATGAAAGTCCAACACTAAGCACAGTTAATAGCAGTTCTTCCTCTGTAAATGGTTCACAGACATCTAGTGTAAACTCTGATAAGAAAAAGATCAAAATGAGAAATTTATTCccatttaaaaaagttcCAAATAGTCAAATGAACAATACGaacaataatagtaatagtaacaataataatactaacaGTTCAAGTCCATTAGAACCGATGCCAGAGAATGCAGAGTTAGATACGTCTGCAGCGcccaattttattttaaatattactaataataataccaatagTCTATCAACTACCATGTTCGATCCATCTAAATTTATGTTCGGTGCCCCAATCGAAGTTCAATTAAAACTAAGTTCACATCTTTATAAGAATAGATTTCAAATACCTTCAGTTATTTTTAGATGTGTTGAATTtctatataaaaagaaCTGTTTAAAAAGTGATGGTATTTTCCGTTTAAGTGGCTCAAGTATTCTGATCAAAGCAGTACAAGAAGTATTTGATAGAgaatttgatattgatttaCTTGATCCAAATGAATTAAACAAACATGAAGGCTTAACTAACATTGATGTTAATGTAGTTTGCagtttattgaaattatatttgagAAAGTTACCTCATTCCATTATTGGtgatgaaaatttcaatgtATTCAATGGAATTGTAGAAAGATTTAATGGACAAGATGAAGTTATTGCATTGGAGTATAGAAACCTCGTTAAAAATGGTGTAATTAAGAAGGATAATTTAGGTTTATCGTATGCATTATTCgatttattaaacaatgtgatacaaaataaaacattcAATAGAATGGGGTTAAGAAATCTTTCCATTGTATTCTCAACAACATTACAGATTCCTGCAAACATATTACAACCGTTTATTGTTGACTTCAATTGTATATTTGAAGGTGGATTACCATTAGATGACGTTTCGAGAAGACAATTCATGGAGTAA
- the CAR1 gene encoding arginase (similar to Saccharomyces cerevisiae CAR1 (YPL111W); ancestral locus Anc_8.600), which produces MVLAPFSGGQLKYGVEKGPDFLLKHGLEKDLVELGWDVTITEPLKGKNLADSNDADSEFPTVKKPTLVGETTHLINQTITDSLKDDKFILTLGGDHSIAMGSISAVLEKYDDLCLLWIDAHADINTVESTESGNLHGCPVSFLMGVNPPDKIPKSLSWIKGNLKPNRIAYIGLRDVDEGEKKILKENNIKAFSMYHIDRFGINKVIEMALQAINPTGKSPLMCSFDVDAIDPLYVPATGTPVRGGLTLREGLFLTERLAETGNLVALDVVECNPDLAQNETHVLDTISAGCAIARCALGETLL; this is translated from the coding sequence ATGGTATTAGCTCCATTTTCGGGAGGTCAATTGAAATATGGTGTGGAAAAAGGTCCTGATTTTCTACTAAAGCATGGCCTAGAAAAAGATTTGGTCGAATTAGGTTGGGATGTCACCATAACAGAACCATTAAAGGGTAAAAATTTAGCTGATTCCAACGATGCTGATAGTGAATTTCCAACTGTTAAAAAACCAACTTTGGTTGGTGAAACTACTCATTTGATTAATCAAACTATTACAGACTCCTTGAAGGATGATAAATTCATTTTGACTTTAGGTGGTGATCATTCAATTGCCATGGGCTCCATTTCTGCAgttttggaaaaatatgATGACTTATGTCTTTTATGGATTGATGCTCATGCAGATATCAATACTGTTGAATCAACAGAGTCAGGGAACTTGCACGGTTGTCCAGTTTCATTCTTAATGGGGGTAAATCCACCAGATAAAATCCCAAAGTCATTGAGTTGGATCAAAGGTAATTTAAAACCAAATAGAATCGCATACATCGGTTTAAGAGATGTTGATGAaggtgaaaaaaaaatcttgaaggaaaataatattaaagcCTTTTCGATGTACCATATTGATAGATTTGGGATTAATAAAGTAATTGAAATGGCATTGCAAGCCATTAATCCAACTGGTAAATCTCCACTCATGTGTTCTTTTGATGTTGATGCAATTGATCCATTATACGTGCCAGCTACTGGCACTCCTGTAAGAGGAGGCCTTACTTTAAGAGAGGGTCTGTTCTTGACTGAAAGATTAGCTGAAACTGGAAATTTAGTAGCTTTAGATGTTGTAGAATGCAATCCAGATTTGGCTCAAAATGAAACTCATGTTCTAGATACTATTTCAGCTGGCTGTGCTATTGCAAGATGTGCCTTAGGTGAAACATTACTGTAA